The Deltaproteobacteria bacterium PRO3 genome window below encodes:
- a CDS encoding D-alanine--D-alanine ligase codes for MNPFKDKIVGVLMGGLSKEREVSLRSGGAVLDALLLRGYDAVPIDVGADIAEQLKKKEIEVAFLALHGRYGEDGCIQGLLEIAGIPYTGSSVLASALAMDKHLTKDIARQEGLPTPDSLFFDAFHEDLDAFLAKFCLSFPLIVKPSREGSTIGIAKVENARELKSAIHEAAQLDSRVLVEKFVQGREVTVPVLNQEPLPVLEVVPKSGFYDYASKYTAGATTYICPAEIGEAATKLVQDYAKRIYRRIGCEGVARADFIIGEDQVPYFLEINTLPGMTATSLVPKSAAATGMSFEDLVEKILATARVKIQ; via the coding sequence ATGAACCCGTTTAAAGACAAGATCGTCGGCGTCCTGATGGGCGGGCTCTCCAAAGAGCGCGAGGTCTCGCTGCGCAGCGGCGGCGCCGTGCTCGACGCCCTCTTGCTGCGCGGCTACGACGCCGTGCCCATCGACGTCGGGGCCGACATCGCCGAGCAGCTGAAGAAAAAAGAGATCGAGGTCGCCTTCCTCGCCCTGCACGGCCGCTACGGCGAGGACGGCTGCATCCAGGGCCTGCTCGAGATCGCGGGCATTCCCTACACCGGCTCCTCCGTCCTGGCCTCGGCCTTGGCGATGGACAAGCACCTGACCAAGGACATCGCCCGGCAGGAGGGTCTGCCGACGCCCGATTCGCTGTTCTTCGACGCCTTCCACGAGGACCTCGACGCCTTCCTGGCCAAGTTTTGCCTCTCCTTTCCCTTGATCGTGAAGCCCAGCCGGGAGGGCTCGACCATCGGCATCGCCAAGGTCGAGAACGCCCGCGAGCTGAAATCCGCCATCCACGAGGCGGCCCAGCTCGACAGCCGGGTCTTGGTCGAAAAATTCGTCCAAGGGCGTGAGGTGACCGTGCCGGTGCTCAACCAAGAACCCCTTCCGGTGCTTGAGGTCGTTCCGAAGAGCGGCTTCTACGACTACGCCTCCAAGTACACCGCCGGGGCCACCACCTATATATGCCCGGCCGAGATCGGAGAAGCGGCGACGAAGCTGGTGCAGGATTACGCCAAGCGCATCTATCGCCGCATCGGCTGCGAGGGGGTGGCGCGGGCCGATTTCATCATCGGGGAGGACCAAGTCCCCTATTTCCTCGAGATCAACACCCTGCCCGGCATGACGGCGACCTCCCTGGTGCCCAAGTCCGCCGCGGCGACGGGGATGTCCTTCGAGGATTTGGTCGAGAAGATCCTGGCGACGGCGAGGGTGAAGATCCAATGA
- the sulP gene encoding sulfate permease, whose translation MPSIPESIRSLKDYSLSQFLKDLMAGGIVGVVALPLAMAFAIASGVPPERGLFTAIVAGFLISALGGSRVQIGGPTGAFVVIVYGIVQKYGYDGLVICTILAGLMLIGFGVAKLGGFIKFIPVPVTTGFTSGIAVIIFSGQIKDLFGLKIPSLPAHFTEQWRSYFEHFGSADLTTILLSALSLAIIVLWPRVTRRIPGSIVAMLVVTVLVQVLHLPVETIGSRFGDIPATLPKPAFPELSFEKIRMLLSPALTVALLGAIESLLSAVVADSMTGMRHKSNTELIAQGIANIASPLFGGIPATGAIARTATNVRNGGRTPVAGMVHALVLFLILLLFGRWAKLIPLCVLASVLVVVAYHMSEWHAFKTLLKAPKSDVAVLLATFFLTVFFDLTLAVQVGMVLAAFLFMKRMADVTNIGMITRQIADPQSAGVDLEDPLSIHSREVPPGVEVFEISGPFFFGVAESLKDTLDIVEQPPKVLILRMRHVPAMDATGLMALVDLKRRCDQQGTTLILSGVHAQPYLAIDKAGKIELFGEANVLTNVDLALNRAREILGLPPAPPPEKFVPSVAREEKG comes from the coding sequence ATGCCATCGATTCCCGAATCGATCCGGTCTCTTAAAGACTACAGCCTTTCGCAATTCCTCAAGGACCTCATGGCCGGAGGCATTGTCGGCGTGGTGGCCCTGCCCCTCGCCATGGCCTTCGCGATCGCCTCCGGCGTCCCTCCCGAGCGGGGCCTCTTCACCGCCATCGTCGCGGGCTTTCTGATCTCGGCCTTGGGCGGTTCCCGCGTGCAGATCGGGGGCCCGACCGGGGCCTTCGTCGTCATCGTCTACGGCATCGTTCAAAAATACGGCTACGACGGGCTGGTGATCTGCACCATCCTCGCGGGCCTGATGCTGATCGGCTTCGGCGTCGCGAAGCTGGGCGGCTTCATCAAATTCATCCCCGTCCCCGTCACCACCGGCTTCACCAGCGGGATCGCCGTCATCATCTTCAGCGGGCAGATCAAGGACCTGTTCGGCTTGAAGATTCCCAGCCTGCCGGCGCATTTCACCGAGCAGTGGCGGAGTTATTTCGAGCATTTCGGTTCGGCCGACCTGACGACCATCCTGCTCTCCGCGCTCTCCCTCGCCATCATCGTGTTGTGGCCGCGCGTGACCCGGCGAATCCCGGGCTCGATCGTCGCGATGCTTGTAGTCACCGTCTTGGTGCAGGTCCTTCATTTGCCCGTCGAGACCATCGGCTCCCGCTTCGGCGACATCCCCGCGACCCTGCCCAAGCCCGCCTTTCCTGAGCTGAGCTTCGAGAAGATCCGCATGCTGCTCAGCCCCGCCCTCACCGTGGCGCTGCTGGGTGCCATCGAGTCGTTGCTCAGCGCCGTCGTGGCCGACAGCATGACCGGGATGCGGCACAAGTCCAACACCGAGCTCATTGCCCAGGGGATCGCCAACATAGCGTCCCCGCTCTTCGGCGGCATCCCCGCGACCGGCGCGATCGCGCGCACCGCCACCAACGTCCGCAACGGAGGCCGCACGCCGGTGGCGGGGATGGTACACGCCTTGGTGCTGTTCCTGATCCTCCTGCTCTTCGGCCGCTGGGCCAAGCTGATCCCGCTCTGCGTCCTGGCCTCGGTTCTGGTGGTGGTGGCTTATCACATGAGCGAGTGGCACGCCTTCAAGACCCTGCTGAAGGCGCCCAAAAGCGACGTCGCGGTGTTGCTGGCGACCTTCTTTCTGACCGTCTTCTTCGACCTGACCCTCGCGGTGCAGGTAGGAATGGTCCTGGCGGCCTTCCTCTTCATGAAACGCATGGCCGACGTCACCAATATCGGGATGATCACGCGCCAGATCGCCGACCCGCAGAGCGCCGGGGTCGACCTCGAGGACCCGCTTTCGATCCACAGCCGCGAGGTGCCGCCGGGCGTCGAGGTCTTCGAGATCAGCGGGCCGTTTTTTTTCGGGGTGGCGGAGAGCTTAAAGGATACCCTCGACATCGTCGAGCAGCCGCCGAAGGTATTGATCCTGCGCATGCGCCACGTCCCCGCGATGGACGCGACCGGCCTGATGGCCTTGGTCGACCTCAAGCGGCGCTGCGACCAGCAGGGGACGACCCTGATCCTCTCGGGGGTGCATGCCCAGCCCTACCTGGCCATCGACAAGGCGGGAAAGATCGAGCTGTTCGGGGAGGCCAATGTCCTAACCAACGTCGATCTCGCGCTCAACCGCGCCCGGGAGATCCTGGGCCTGCCGCCGGCGCCCCCGCCGGAGAAGTTCGTCCCCAGCGTGGCTCGGGAGGAAAAGGGGTGA
- a CDS encoding UDP-N-acetylmuramate--L-alanine ligase, translating into MFQRYQNLHFVGIGGIGMSGIAEVLLNLGYRISGSDQKRSPITARLKKKGARIHYGHKASHIEGAQVVVISSAVRPSNPEVVAAKKAGIPVIPRAEMLAELMRLKYGIAVAGSHGKTTTTSLVGQVLSGAGMDPTMVIGGRLNSLRSNAKLGKGEFLVAEADESDGSFLKLNPTIAVITNIDPEHLDHYKDFEALKETFVAFANKVPFYGSIVACADHPVVRELLPRFQRKVVTYGLESPADYGAEKMVQEGLRQRFTVLYRKEKLGEVVLQSPGRHSVANALAAIAVGRELDIPFRKIAAALKGFRGIERRFQVLCDNGVTVIDDYGHHPVEIRATLKALREAFPERRLIALFQPHRYTRTRDLFHDFAQSFGDADKVFLTEVYPAGEDPIVGVSSRALHDAMDQAKTVFRADKLSLIPAVLEQVQPGDVVLSLGAGDITKIGHELARQIKKAGGAKSPAP; encoded by the coding sequence GTGTTCCAGCGCTACCAAAACCTCCACTTCGTCGGGATCGGCGGCATCGGCATGTCGGGGATCGCCGAGGTCCTGCTGAACCTCGGCTACCGCATCTCCGGCTCCGACCAGAAGCGCAGCCCGATCACCGCTCGGCTCAAGAAGAAGGGCGCCCGCATCCATTACGGCCACAAGGCCTCGCACATCGAGGGGGCCCAGGTGGTGGTGATCTCCTCGGCGGTGCGGCCGAGCAACCCGGAGGTCGTGGCGGCCAAGAAGGCGGGCATCCCCGTCATCCCCCGTGCCGAGATGCTGGCCGAGCTGATGCGTCTGAAATACGGCATCGCGGTGGCGGGCTCGCACGGCAAGACGACGACGACCTCCCTGGTGGGTCAGGTGCTGTCCGGCGCGGGCATGGACCCGACGATGGTGATCGGCGGACGCCTCAACAGCCTGCGCAGCAACGCCAAATTGGGCAAGGGGGAGTTTCTCGTCGCGGAGGCCGACGAGTCCGACGGCTCTTTCCTCAAGCTCAACCCGACCATCGCCGTCATCACCAACATCGACCCCGAGCACCTCGACCACTATAAGGACTTCGAGGCCCTCAAGGAGACCTTCGTCGCCTTCGCCAACAAGGTTCCCTTTTACGGCAGCATCGTCGCCTGCGCGGACCATCCCGTGGTCCGGGAGCTGTTGCCGCGTTTCCAGCGCAAGGTGGTGACCTATGGGCTCGAGTCGCCCGCCGACTACGGCGCCGAGAAGATGGTCCAGGAAGGCCTGCGGCAGCGCTTCACCGTTCTCTACCGCAAAGAAAAGTTGGGGGAAGTGGTCCTGCAGTCGCCCGGCCGGCACAGCGTCGCCAACGCCCTGGCCGCCATCGCGGTGGGGCGCGAGCTGGACATCCCCTTTCGGAAGATCGCCGCGGCGCTGAAGGGCTTCCGCGGCATCGAGCGCCGCTTCCAGGTGCTCTGCGACAACGGCGTCACGGTGATCGACGACTACGGCCATCACCCGGTCGAGATCCGCGCCACTTTAAAGGCCCTGCGCGAGGCCTTCCCCGAGCGCCGCCTGATTGCCTTGTTTCAGCCGCACCGCTACACCCGCACCCGCGACCTCTTCCACGACTTCGCCCAGTCCTTCGGCGACGCCGACAAGGTCTTTCTGACCGAGGTCTACCCCGCCGGCGAGGACCCGATCGTCGGGGTCTCTTCGCGCGCCCTACACGACGCGATGGACCAGGCCAAGACCGTCTTTCGCGCCGACAAGCTCTCCCTGATCCCCGCGGTCCTCGAGCAGGTCCAACCCGGCGACGTGGTCCTCAGCCTGGGCGCGGGGGATATCACCAAGATCGGGCACGAGCTGGCCCGTCAGATCAAAAAGGCCGGCGGCGCGAAGTCTCCCGCTCCCTAA
- the murB gene encoding UDP-N-acetylmuramate dehydrogenase — protein MDAALIESLLQERAPQLPEEGWQQQLTGLARGEVRLDEPLKKHTTLQIGGPADAMVFPADLEDLRALVAFAHDKRVPWMILGWGSNVLVRDGGVRGIVFRLQKTFSRFEVLDQTETEALVEAEAGVPLPKIVEAGKQNGWLGVETLYGIPGSVGGVLKMNAGTRAGDISAFVESITVLRPDGTLHTYPRKKIHFEYRSSNLPGREIVVSGKFRFKKGEPAAVQEAVAKYQKKRHDSQPLDTANVGSVFKNPEKGFAAEMIDELGLKGVRVGGARISQKHANFIVNENGASARDVLVLIGLIRDKVKDELDVKLELEVKVIGEDEPV, from the coding sequence ATGGATGCCGCACTGATCGAATCCTTGCTTCAGGAACGGGCGCCGCAGCTTCCGGAGGAGGGTTGGCAGCAACAGCTGACCGGCCTCGCGCGCGGCGAGGTCCGCCTCGACGAGCCGCTCAAGAAACACACCACCTTGCAAATCGGCGGGCCCGCCGACGCCATGGTCTTTCCCGCCGACCTCGAGGACCTGCGCGCCCTCGTCGCCTTCGCCCACGACAAGCGCGTCCCCTGGATGATCCTGGGTTGGGGCAGCAACGTCCTGGTCCGCGACGGCGGGGTCCGCGGCATCGTGTTCCGCCTACAAAAGACCTTCTCGCGTTTCGAGGTCCTCGATCAGACCGAGACGGAGGCCCTCGTCGAGGCCGAGGCCGGCGTGCCGCTCCCCAAGATCGTCGAGGCCGGCAAGCAGAACGGCTGGCTGGGCGTCGAGACCCTCTACGGCATCCCTGGCTCGGTGGGCGGCGTCCTCAAGATGAACGCGGGCACCCGCGCCGGCGATATCTCGGCCTTCGTCGAGTCCATCACCGTGCTTCGGCCCGACGGCACGCTGCACACCTATCCGCGCAAGAAGATTCATTTCGAGTACCGCAGCTCCAACCTGCCTGGCAGAGAGATCGTCGTCTCCGGAAAGTTCCGCTTTAAGAAGGGCGAGCCCGCGGCGGTGCAGGAGGCGGTCGCCAAATACCAAAAGAAGCGCCACGATTCGCAGCCGCTGGACACCGCCAACGTGGGCTCGGTGTTCAAGAATCCCGAAAAGGGCTTCGCCGCCGAGATGATCGACGAGCTGGGCCTCAAGGGGGTGCGCGTCGGCGGGGCGCGCATCAGCCAAAAACACGCCAACTTCATCGTCAACGAAAACGGGGCCAGCGCCCGCGACGTGCTGGTGCTGATCGGCCTCATCCGCGACAAGGTGAAAGACGAGCTCGACGTCAAGCTCGAGCTCGAGGTGAAGGTGATCGGCGAAGATGAACCCGTTTAA
- a CDS encoding GNAT family N-acetyltransferase, producing the protein MPKGKNPVLYRSERLYLSPLSVEHAEYFMKWFNDPEIFGHLRDMTYQTNLQEQIRWVEETNRDPTQRVFSIFYIPDDQLIGDGGFMHINWEDRKAEVGLAIGEKKYQGMGLGAEALWLLCKYGFEELKLHNILGENYADNPIAISNARKIGLRYFGTRRQSRRIGDKVIDVHYSDMLPHELIKPEWKPKK; encoded by the coding sequence ATGCCCAAAGGAAAGAACCCCGTCCTCTACCGCAGCGAGCGCCTCTACCTCTCCCCATTGAGCGTGGAACACGCCGAGTATTTCATGAAGTGGTTCAACGACCCCGAGATCTTCGGCCACCTCCGCGACATGACCTACCAGACCAATCTGCAAGAGCAGATCCGCTGGGTGGAAGAGACCAACCGCGACCCCACGCAGCGGGTCTTCTCGATCTTCTACATCCCCGACGACCAGCTGATCGGCGACGGCGGCTTCATGCACATCAATTGGGAGGACCGTAAGGCGGAGGTGGGCCTGGCCATCGGCGAGAAGAAGTATCAGGGCATGGGGTTGGGCGCCGAGGCGCTATGGCTGCTCTGCAAGTACGGCTTCGAGGAGCTGAAGCTGCACAACATCCTGGGCGAAAATTACGCCGACAACCCCATTGCGATCAGCAATGCCCGCAAGATCGGCCTGCGATATTTCGGTACCCGCCGCCAATCGCGCCGCATCGGCGACAAGGTGATCGACGTGCACTACTCCGACATGCTCCCCCACGAGCTGATCAAGCCGGAGTGGAAGCCGAAAAAATAA
- a CDS encoding FtsQ-type POTRA domain-containing protein: MKKRGPLLRKKNVKKEARQRRFKWLARALFVAALVGGFVWGGGRALTYLDFFDLQKIVVSGNPQSLSEAEIVRRSGVQLGTNLFKIKVQDVQFRLQQHPYFKFVSVQRQIPHTLVLEIREHLPEFVLNAGRLYYVDKEGEIFKDITDSDESRDLVVLSGFSDESILTDPQGSREAMRAAAQLQKAFREASFAADLGLSEIHYEKNIGFTLYPEKKKYSIKVGLKDFPDKIKKFEEIWDKVQKSSARISSIDLNYPGKVLMTL; the protein is encoded by the coding sequence ATGAAGAAGCGCGGCCCGCTATTGCGCAAGAAGAACGTCAAGAAAGAGGCCCGGCAACGGCGCTTCAAGTGGCTGGCGCGCGCCCTGTTCGTCGCGGCCCTGGTCGGCGGCTTCGTTTGGGGCGGCGGAAGGGCCCTGACCTACCTCGACTTCTTCGACCTGCAAAAGATCGTGGTCTCCGGCAATCCCCAAAGCCTGAGCGAGGCCGAGATCGTCCGACGCTCGGGGGTGCAGCTCGGCACCAACCTCTTCAAGATCAAGGTGCAGGACGTGCAATTTCGTCTCCAACAGCACCCTTATTTCAAATTTGTCTCGGTGCAGCGGCAGATCCCGCATACCCTGGTCCTGGAGATCCGCGAGCACCTGCCCGAATTCGTCCTCAACGCCGGCCGGCTCTACTACGTCGACAAGGAGGGGGAGATCTTCAAAGACATCACCGACTCCGACGAGAGCCGCGACTTGGTCGTACTCTCCGGGTTCAGCGACGAGAGCATCCTGACCGACCCGCAGGGCTCCCGCGAGGCGATGCGGGCGGCGGCCCAGCTGCAAAAGGCCTTCCGCGAGGCCTCCTTCGCGGCGGATTTGGGCTTAAGCGAGATCCATTATGAAAAAAATATTGGATTTACCCTCTACCCAGAAAAGAAAAAGTATAGTATCAAGGTAGGACTGAAGGATTTTCCCGATAAGATCAAAAAGTTCGAAGAGATCTGGGATAAAGTACAAAAATCCAGCGCGCGCATCTCATCCATCGACCTGAACTACCCCGGGAAGGTCTTGATGACGCTGTAG
- the ftsZ gene encoding cell division protein FtsZ, with protein sequence MFEFEENLAQNAKIKVIGVGGGGGNAVNTMIRAKLDGVDFVAANTDVQALKYSEAPIKIQIGTKATKGLGAGANPEVGRNAAMEDQATIAEVLGGSDMVFITCGMGGGTGTGAAPVIAKVAKELGALTVGVVTRPFAFEGKKRSKHADLGIESLKESVDTLIVIPNERLLTVAGKDTPMIDTFKMADEVLLQAVKGISDLITIPGLINLDFADVRTIMGEMGMALMGTGMGQGESRAMEAAQKAISSPLLENVSINGATGIIINITGPSDMTLFEVNEASKLVQQEAHEDANIIFGAVIDERMKDALRVTVIATGFNKEVKKSTYAPATTLPKYKNVHSAATHAAPPPPTPVVIRSQPAAPVESAPVAERREMPQADIRAKFFSREAAMHEDDGEKQYDLLKSRAGGEMSELKKLVAEIGVVDMSQDEYDIPTFLRKQAD encoded by the coding sequence ATGTTCGAATTCGAAGAAAATCTCGCCCAAAACGCAAAGATCAAGGTCATCGGCGTCGGCGGCGGCGGCGGCAACGCGGTCAACACCATGATCCGGGCCAAACTCGACGGCGTCGATTTCGTGGCGGCCAACACCGACGTGCAGGCGCTCAAGTACTCCGAGGCCCCGATCAAGATCCAGATCGGCACCAAGGCGACCAAAGGATTAGGCGCGGGCGCCAACCCCGAAGTCGGGCGGAACGCCGCTATGGAAGACCAGGCGACCATCGCCGAGGTCTTGGGCGGCTCGGACATGGTCTTCATCACCTGCGGAATGGGCGGCGGCACCGGCACCGGCGCGGCGCCGGTCATCGCCAAGGTCGCCAAAGAGCTGGGGGCCTTGACCGTCGGCGTCGTCACGCGACCCTTCGCCTTCGAGGGCAAGAAGCGCTCCAAGCACGCCGACCTCGGCATCGAGTCGCTGAAGGAAAGCGTCGACACCCTCATCGTCATCCCCAACGAGCGCCTGCTGACCGTCGCGGGCAAGGACACGCCGATGATCGACACCTTCAAGATGGCCGACGAGGTCCTCCTGCAGGCGGTCAAGGGCATCAGCGACCTGATCACCATCCCCGGCCTGATCAACCTCGACTTCGCCGACGTCCGCACCATCATGGGCGAGATGGGCATGGCGCTGATGGGCACGGGCATGGGCCAAGGCGAGAGCCGCGCCATGGAGGCCGCGCAGAAGGCGATCAGCTCGCCCCTGCTCGAGAACGTCTCCATCAACGGCGCCACCGGCATCATCATCAACATCACCGGCCCCTCCGATATGACCCTCTTCGAGGTCAACGAGGCCAGCAAGCTCGTCCAGCAAGAGGCTCACGAGGACGCCAACATCATCTTCGGGGCGGTCATCGACGAGCGGATGAAGGACGCCTTGCGCGTCACCGTCATCGCGACCGGCTTCAATAAAGAGGTGAAGAAGTCCACCTACGCGCCCGCGACCACCCTGCCGAAATACAAGAACGTTCACAGCGCCGCGACCCACGCCGCTCCGCCGCCTCCCACCCCCGTCGTCATTCGTTCCCAGCCGGCCGCGCCGGTCGAGTCGGCGCCCGTCGCCGAGCGCCGCGAGATGCCGCAGGCGGACATCCGGGCCAAGTTTTTCTCCCGCGAGGCGGCGATGCACGAGGACGACGGCGAAAAGCAGTACGACCTGCTGAAAAGCCGGGCCGGCGGCGAGATGAGCGAGCTCAAGAAGCTGGTCGCGGAGATCGGCGTCGTGGACATGAGCCAAGACGAGTACGACATCCCGACCTTTTTGCGGAAGCAGGCTGACTAG
- the ftsA gene encoding cell division protein FtsA has protein sequence MAKKEDLIVGLDIGTTKVCAIVGEVTEDGIDIIGIGSHPSKGLRKGVVINIESTVDSIKRAVSEAELVAGCDITSVYAGIAGGHIKGLNSHGIVAVKDKEVGENDLVRVIDAAQAVAIPLDREVIHVIPQEYIIDDQDGIKEPLGMSGVRLEAKVHIVTAAVTSAQNIVKCANRCGLNVADIILQPLASAEAVLTPDEKELGVALVDIGGGTTDIVVFSEGAVVHTSVLTLGGNHVTNDVAVGLRTPAGEAERIKQKYGCALSSMVQKDETIEVPSVGGRKPRILSRQILSEIIEPRVEEIFSLVRQEIIKSGYDDRIASGVVITGGSTILEGMPELAEQVFNMPVRRGTPRAIGGLVDVVKSPMYATGVGLVIAGSKGNDTHRFKVRESNIYHKVKGRMKEWFGEIF, from the coding sequence ATGGCCAAGAAAGAAGACCTGATCGTCGGCCTCGATATCGGCACGACGAAGGTGTGCGCCATCGTCGGTGAGGTCACCGAGGACGGCATCGACATCATCGGGATCGGCTCCCACCCCAGCAAGGGGCTGCGCAAGGGCGTGGTCATCAACATCGAGTCGACCGTCGACTCGATCAAGCGGGCCGTGAGCGAGGCCGAGCTGGTCGCCGGCTGCGACATCACTTCGGTTTACGCGGGCATCGCCGGCGGGCACATCAAAGGCCTCAATTCCCATGGCATCGTGGCGGTCAAGGACAAAGAGGTCGGCGAAAACGACTTGGTCCGGGTGATCGACGCCGCCCAGGCGGTGGCCATCCCGCTGGACCGCGAGGTCATTCACGTCATTCCCCAAGAGTACATCATCGACGACCAAGATGGCATCAAAGAGCCCCTCGGCATGTCCGGGGTGAGGCTCGAGGCCAAGGTCCACATCGTGACCGCGGCGGTGACCAGCGCGCAAAACATCGTCAAGTGTGCCAACCGTTGCGGCCTCAACGTCGCCGACATCATCCTGCAGCCCCTGGCCTCGGCCGAGGCCGTGCTCACCCCCGACGAAAAAGAGCTGGGCGTGGCCTTGGTCGACATCGGCGGCGGCACCACCGACATCGTCGTCTTCTCCGAGGGCGCGGTGGTCCACACCTCGGTCCTGACCCTCGGCGGCAACCACGTCACCAACGACGTGGCGGTGGGCCTGCGCACCCCGGCCGGTGAGGCCGAGCGCATCAAGCAGAAATACGGCTGCGCCTTGAGTTCAATGGTGCAGAAAGACGAGACCATCGAGGTTCCCTCGGTAGGCGGGCGCAAGCCGCGCATCCTCTCGCGCCAAATCTTGTCCGAGATCATCGAGCCGCGGGTCGAGGAGATCTTCTCTCTGGTCCGCCAAGAGATTATCAAGTCCGGCTACGACGACCGCATCGCCAGCGGCGTGGTCATCACCGGCGGTAGCACCATCCTCGAGGGCATGCCCGAGCTGGCCGAGCAGGTCTTCAACATGCCCGTCCGCCGCGGCACCCCCCGCGCCATCGGCGGCCTGGTCGACGTGGTCAAGAGCCCCATGTACGCCACCGGCGTCGGCTTGGTGATCGCCGGCAGCAAGGGCAACGACACCCACCGCTTCAAGGTCCGCGAATCCAACATCTACCACAAGGTGAAGGGGCGGATGAAAGAGTGGTTCGGGGAGATTTTTTAA